Genomic DNA from Candidatus Obscuribacterales bacterium:
AGCCGTTGTGTCTTATCCGCTGTAACGAGCCGTTATCGAAACTGGTTAGGTGATCTATGCAGAAATTTGAATGGACAGATAGCCTGAGTGTTGGTGTTCCTATGATTGATATTCATCATAAGGAATTAATCACGGCGTTTAATGATCTATCGGATGCGATTGAGCAAGGAACCGGAGCCAGCTATATCAAAAAGCTGCTGACGTTTCTCAAATATTTTACCGAGTGGCATTTTGAGCAAGAGGAAAGCTGTGCTGCCAAACATCGCTGTGCCATCGGCGAAACCAATCAACAAGCCCATCACAGATTTTTGCAGATCTTTAGCGATCTACGGATTGAGTATCGAGACAGCGGTGCTAGTGAAGCGATCGCCCGCAAAGCCCATGCTCAGCTAGCCGATTGGTTGGTAAACCACATTATGACCATTGATACTCAAATTGGCACCTGTGTGCGTCATTCCTTAAAAAATCAATCCTCCTAGAGGCGAGGGATCTCATTTAGAAGGGTGTTGCTGAATCAGGGTATGAACCTCTAGCAGAGGCTCTGAAACTCCGTGCAACATCTTGTGGAATCATCCTACAATTCAGCAACGCCTTTAGACGAATGGATAGCGATCGTGGGAAATGGGTAGATGAGTGGTAGCACGTCTCATGTTGGTGAATGCTGTTCAATCTGTTGCATGGCAGTATTGTCAGCGCTTTGGTGACTCGTGCCATGCCCGAGCCGCCAAAACCTTGATGGCGATTGCTATGGTTTTGAGTTTAATCGTTGTTGAGGTTACCTAGGAGAGGCGATCGCCCTCGCCTTATTTTGATCCGTCTATGGGTGGTTTTGCTGAGACATAGATGCATTTTCTAATCCCTGTTCATAAACGCGTTGTAAAGACGCGTCAGCAAACTCTAGCCGAACTCCACAGCTATCGTTATCAAGCTGCTGAGATAGATCGCTTAAAATCTGTTGTGCCGTGTGGGCAGAAATATAGTGAGGTGCAGTTATTGGGTTAGCCTCTTGGGAAGATGGAGTATGCAACGAGGTAGGTTGAGCAGAAACGCTTTGCTGAGGGGCAACACTGGGTTGATCCATGGATCCTAAAGCGTTAGATTGAGCCTGATGGAGAGGTTGAGATTGAGAGGGTACAGATGTATCTGAAGGAAAGCCTTCGACGCGATCGCTGATCGGCGTTATCACAGGCTGCCCATCCTGCCCAAAATCAATACTGGCTAGTGGTTTAGGATTCGTGCCCACCTGCTCAATTACTAGCTTCTCGCGCCGAACTGGAACTTCCACTATTTGAGTTTCCACAACTTTGCGAATGATCACCTCACCGACCTTACGCCGCTGGCGATCGCTGACAATTCGTTCTTCAAGCAGTTGAATAGGCTTGATCTCTCTGACAATCTCTTGACCTGTTTCAGGCGTTAAGGTTTTCGGTGACGATGGGCTTGGCATCTCTTCAGGAGGTGCTGCTGGATTGCGAACGATGTCTGGTCGATTTACAGGGGCAGGAGGACGAATTGGCGCAGTTGAAACACTATCTAGAGGCGCAAAGGATTCTAAGGCCCTAGACGACTCCAACGGAACAGACGATTCTAAGGACACGGATGACTCTAGGGGGCCAGACGACTCCAATGCCCCTTTTTCCCAGGTTTGCTGAGCCGAAGCTGGTTTTGGGGTAGATCGTCTTGAGGGCGATCGCCGAATCACGCCGGTTGGATCAAAGCTAGGAAGGGCTATCAGTTGCGATCGCGTTAATCCGTTGAGATAGACTCGTCGGGCTGCCCGATCCACCTGAAACCATTCTGAAGGAAGCAGAACATACTTTTGTGAAGAGTGCTCCAGATAGACGGTCAAGTAACTTGAAAGACCAGTTTCGTCTGTTAAGACCTCTCCTGCCGTACCCACTCGTTCCTGAGGATTACTATACACGTCGAGCTGTTCGACATTAATGTCCCCGAACTTTCTACGATAACTGTCATCTAAAGGGCTTAAGGGTGTTAAATTCATAATAGTTACGTGTTTGTATTGAAATTAAGGGAATTGATTGAGTATTGATCGAATTTAAAAGGAGAGACTGTGGATGCGTTATACACCCACAGTTCATCCATCTCCTATTCCTAGGTTATTTCTAGCTGCCTTTGGGTTGCCCATCCCTAGGGAAAGGGACGAACAGTAACATCCTTACTCTGGGCAGATCCCTAGAATGGGAGTGTCAGCCTTACCGCGTTGTGCGTTGGACACGGGAATCACGTGAGTTATGAGGATCGGTAGCATCTCGATCAGTAGCTTGATCTTCGCTCGTTGCCTTCCGATCAACATCCAAACGCTCTTTACGCAACGTTTTCTGAGCATCTACCGTATCGCGATCTACGACCTTCCGGACATCAACTTCTTCAGTAACAACGGTATCCTTGTGGATATCTGCTGTTTCTTCATAGACTTCCACACGGGCTACCTCACCTTCCCGAAAGGCATCTTTGCCGGGAGTTACGGCTTGTCCAGCATTGCTAGGTGTGTTTCGCTCAATTACGACTCGTTCTTCGGACACAGGAACGGATACATTAGCTTGCTGGGTTTCAACATGCTTACCTACCGAAACCTCTCCCTTTTTCTGACGAAGCTTATCGGCAATCAAACGCTCTTCGTGCAGTTTTAGAGTACCGTGAGACTTATCATTTAGGTTGTAAAGATCAGG
This window encodes:
- a CDS encoding hemerythrin family protein — translated: MQKFEWTDSLSVGVPMIDIHHKELITAFNDLSDAIEQGTGASYIKKLLTFLKYFTEWHFEQEESCAAKHRCAIGETNQQAHHRFLQIFSDLRIEYRDSGASEAIARKAHAQLADWLVNHIMTIDTQIGTCVRHSLKNQSS
- a CDS encoding DUF2382 domain-containing protein: MNLTPLSPLDDSYRRKFGDINVEQLDVYSNPQERVGTAGEVLTDETGLSSYLTVYLEHSSQKYVLLPSEWFQVDRAARRVYLNGLTRSQLIALPSFDPTGVIRRSPSRRSTPKPASAQQTWEKGALESSGPLESSVSLESSVPLESSRALESFAPLDSVSTAPIRPPAPVNRPDIVRNPAAPPEEMPSPSSPKTLTPETGQEIVREIKPIQLLEERIVSDRQRRKVGEVIIRKVVETQIVEVPVRREKLVIEQVGTNPKPLASIDFGQDGQPVITPISDRVEGFPSDTSVPSQSQPLHQAQSNALGSMDQPSVAPQQSVSAQPTSLHTPSSQEANPITAPHYISAHTAQQILSDLSQQLDNDSCGVRLEFADASLQRVYEQGLENASMSQQNHP
- a CDS encoding YsnF/AvaK domain-containing protein; the protein is MVVDSDYENRVRGVYSPQNGAGRDGMSEPGVAKRAAADASARTGNASQYDRDPDLYNLNDKSHGTLKLHEERLIADKLRQKKGEVSVGKHVETQQANVSVPVSEERVVIERNTPSNAGQAVTPGKDAFREGEVARVEVYEETADIHKDTVVTEEVDVRKVVDRDTVDAQKTLRKERLDVDRKATSEDQATDRDATDPHNSRDSRVQRTTR